The following are from one region of the Ischnura elegans chromosome 12, ioIscEleg1.1, whole genome shotgun sequence genome:
- the LOC124168835 gene encoding GPI ethanolamine phosphate transferase 3, whose translation MARAWKYILVTLWLYFFIFSCVYLFSRGFLLKRDVFTNRTQCLPWEDSGEDGTLHSGKPISSSNVKNGTVRKGGSLTENLSTCLPTRYKVVLIVVDALRYDFIQFNESLNDSDANAFQNKIPIIHETLLNQPWNSRMYKFVADPPTTTMQRLKGITTGSLPTFIDVGSNFATPEINEDNIIDQLVSRNLSVIFMGDDTWTGLYPKRFLREFPYPSFNVWDLDTVDNGIMHHLLPEVKKKDWKLLIGHFLGVDHCGHKYGPYHPEMTRKLKEVNTTIRQLLDVIDEDTVLLVIGDHGMTSTGDHGGDSMDEVMSALFVYSRSTLFPLDTLDKVVSVSQIDLVPTLSFILGVPIPFANLGNIIIETLPMTNNGNSDVDWKYALAALWSNALQVNNYLMYYSNESRQFSEEKLQIILKKFDTLSQQVDDVSNLEEFKMFHKQITEYFTLARNLCSEVWVQFDEVLMLSGLIFMFTFIFSSLFILEGAQIDKIEQFINSSYMFFGIVFGISLCASYGLKHFHFVSNLDVTYCFFICFLSLICILVINMKVSVSQVLAKLKAKDNSTLAARIIFLTSVAGFFSNSYVVEDSTILSFYLVSLSLICLYFSSNIKDLTKQRSDKNRLLYKGTPIKPRVILLTFLFGFMIRLSHYYWRCREEQKWCVNSEWLKFSASMLFSVHGLQFLYTLVYLALLVTVFRMWLRSSGNLVGFSFTVSIVRYVPTVIVICISAFWILQGLPKNTKYSLKPWQIQIWPSVIFFLMGISIFRLYINPLSVYMLPRTKVTMDGVYGQENIIPHLFNQLKESLDRRNREKAANSSKYFPVVYGLATVYSAAVIIFGLFILLFISLLLGDILAPSTAVMLTASILLLAVQAVYQHERIMMPSQLFNVPWSSILCWALLSSYFFYATGHQPTFSSIQWDAAFVGTGGQVGSHIVPAVFILMNTFASQFWFALILPLLIISPFTLVVMFPNFIKKDGLRGEMKRGELVLYEKESQFHHGVFILCSKYVLFHALRVVSCMAAAALHRRHLMVWKIFAPKFIFEGISLLITMLGVFLGYTLVLRVTKVLKVMMKKLE comes from the exons ATGGCTCGAGCCTGGAAGTATATTCTTGTTACACTCTggttgtattttttcatattttcctgtgTTTATTTGTTTTCGCGCGGATTTCTTTTGAAGAGGGATGTTTTCACTAATAGAACACAATGTCTCCCTTGGGAGGATTCGGGTGAAGATGGAACTTTGCACTCGGGAAAGCCTATCTCTAGCTCTAATGTGAAAAATGGTACGGTACGCAAAGGAGGTTCCCTGACAGAAAATTTATCTACTTGTTTACCAACAAGGTATAAAGTTGTTCTTATTGTAGTGGATGCTCTTAGATacgattttattcaatttaacgAGAGCCTCAACGATTCTGATGCAAATGCGTTTCAAAATAAGATTCCAATAATACACGAAACACTGCTAAATCAGCCGTGGAACTCTCGGATGTATAAATTTGTTGCAGACCCTCCCACAACAACTATGCAGAGGCTCAAAGGAATTACAACGGGTAGTTTGCCCACTTTTATAGATGTAGGATCAAATTTTGCTACTCCAGAAATTAACGAAGATAATATAATAGATCAATTGGTGTCTCGGAACTTAAGTGTTATTTTTATGGGTGATGATACTTGGACTGGTCTCTACCCTAAAAGATTCCTGAGAGAGTTCCCTTACCCATCATTTAACGTGTGGGATTTGGACACAGTTGATAATGGAATAATGCATCATCTATTGCCTGAAGTCAAAAAGAAGGACTGGAAACTGCTTATAGGCCATTTCTTAGGAGTAGATCATTGTGGGCATAAGTATGGACCTTATCACCCTGAAATGACtagaaaattaaaagaagtcAACACAACTATTAG gcaACTTCTGGATGTTATCGATGAAGATACCGTGTTGTTAGTCATCGGAGACCATGGAATGACATCCACTG GCGATCATGGAGGAGATAGTATGGATGAAGTGATGTCTGCTTTGTTTGTGTACTCTCGATCAACACTTTTCCCATTGGATACATTGGATAAAGTCGTCTCAGTCAGCCAGATAGATTTGGTGCCAACTCTTTCCTTCATCCTGGGAGTCcctattccttttgccaatttGGGAAATATTATCATTGAAACACTGCCTATGACAAACAATGGAAATTCTGATGTTGATTGGAAGTATGCTCTTGCTGCTTTATGGAGCAATGCTCTCCAAGTGAATAATTACTTAATGTACTATTCTAATGAATCCCGacaattttctgaagaaaaacttcaaataatcTTAAAGAAATTTGATACGCTTTCCCAGCAAGTAGATGACGTATCAAATCTAGAAGAATTTAAGATGTTTCATAAGCAGATTACTGAATATTTTACTCTTGCCAGGAACTTGTGTTCCGAAGTATGGGTGCAATTTGATGAAGTTCTTATGCTTTCAGGTCTTATTTTTATGTtcacatttatattttcttcactCTTTATCTTAGAAGGCGCACAAATAGATAAAATTGAGCAGTTTATTAATAGTAGTTACATGTTTTTTGGAATCGTATTTGGAATTTCATTGTGTGCCAGTTATggtttgaaacattttcattttgtttctaaCTTGGATGTAACTTATTGCTTCTTTATTTGTTTTCTATCATTGATTTGTATTTTAGTCATTAACATGAAGGTTTCTGTCAGTCAAGTTTTAGCTAAATTGAAAGCAAAAGATAATTCTACTCTTGCTGCTAGAATTATATTCCTTACATCAGTAGCAGGATTCTTTTCAAATAGTTACGTGGTTGAGGATTCAACTATATTGTCATTTTATCTTGTATCACTATCATTAATTTGTCTATATTTCTCAAGCAATATTAAAGACTTGACGAAACAGAGATCTGATAAAAATAGATTGCTTTATAAGGGGACACCAATAAAACCTAGAGTTATTCTTTTAACTTTTCTCTTTGGGTTTATGATAAGACTGTCTCATTATTACTGGAGGTGCAGAGAAGAACAGAAATGGTGTGTCAATTCAGAATGGTTGAAATTTTCTGCTTCTATGTTGTTCAGTGTACATGGCTTGCAATTCCTTTACACATTAGTGTATTTGGCATTGTTAGTGACTGTTTTCCGCATGTGGCTCAGAAGTAGTGGAAATCTTGTGGGATTCTCATTTACAGTTTCAATTGTGCGTTATGTTCCAACTGTGATCGTCATCTGTATATCTGCATTTTGGATACTCCAAGGCCTTCCCAAGAACACCAAATACAGCTTGAAGCCGTGGCAAATACAAATTTGGCCATCAGTTATATTTTTCCTGATGGGAATCAGTATTTTTCGATTATATATTAATCCACTAAGTGTTTACATGCTTCCACGGACAAAGGTTACTATGGATGGGGTTTATGGCCAAGAAAATATCATCCCTCACCTTTTCAACCAATTGAAGGAATCTCTGGATAGAAGGAACAGAGAGAAAGCTGCAAATTCATCCAAATATTTTCCAGTCGTTTATGGACTTGCAACAGTGTATAGTGCCGCTGTGATTATTTTCGGCCTCTTCATCTTGTTATTCATCAGTTTGCTGCTTGGGGACATCTTAGCTCCATCCACAGCTGTAATGCTCACTGCCAGTATTCTTCTCCTTGCAGTACAGGCAGTCTACCAGCATGAAAGAATAATGATGCCCA GCCAGCTTTTCAACGTTCCGTGGTCGTCTATCCTTTGTTGGGCACTTTTGAGCTCTTACTTTTTTTACGCCACAGGGCACCAGCCTACTTTCTCATCCATCCAGTGGGATGCGGCATTTGTGGGAACTGGTGGCCAAGTGGGCAGTCACATTGTGCCAGccgttttcattttaatgaacacATTTGCTTCCCAATTCTGGTTTGCCTTAATACTGCCATTGCTAATAATTTCCCCCTTTACCCTCGTCGTGATGTTCCCAAATTTCATTAAGAAAGATGGGCTTCGGGGCGAGATGAAGAGGGGGGAGCTGGTTTTGTATGAGAAAGAAAGCCAATTCCACCAtggagtgttcattttgtgttccaaGTATGTTCTCTTCCATGCACTACGG GTTGTGTCATGCATGGCAGCTGCTGCCCTGCACCGCCGTCATTTAATGGTGTGGAAGATATTCGCTCCAAAATTCATATTCGAGGGCATAAGTCTGTTGATAACAATGCTGGGAGTTTTCCTTGGATATACTCTAGTCTTGCGGGTGACAAAAGTGTTGAAAGTGATGATGAAGAAGCTGGAATAG